From uncultured Roseateles sp., the proteins below share one genomic window:
- a CDS encoding tripartite tricarboxylate transporter substrate binding protein, which yields MKRRSFVISSLTGLAAGLSQAQTAGWPTGPVRLMVGFPPGGGTDVLARLLAQKLAAMWKATLVVDNKAGAAGTIAADQVAKSAPDGLNLLMAHISSHGIAPGLLPRLGYSAERDFTAIGLVGATPQMLICGAGQAVKTLPGLVELCRQKPGQISFGSAGNGSAQHLALELFKARAKVDVLHVPYKGSAPMITDMLGGQIQYAFEGMTTATTHLKSGRVIALAQTRPKRSKSQPGVPTLAEQGFDGFDASIWFGLVGPARLPPALVTRINADLNAVLAQPDVIEKLDQFGAEDGGGSPKRFGDFMSAERTKWAQIIKAGNVTPDS from the coding sequence ATGAAACGCAGAAGCTTTGTCATCAGCTCGCTGACCGGCCTGGCCGCCGGGCTGAGCCAGGCCCAGACCGCCGGCTGGCCCACCGGCCCGGTGCGACTGATGGTCGGCTTCCCGCCCGGCGGCGGCACCGATGTGCTGGCCCGCCTGCTGGCGCAAAAACTGGCGGCGATGTGGAAGGCCACCCTCGTTGTCGACAACAAGGCCGGGGCCGCCGGCACCATTGCTGCCGACCAGGTGGCCAAGTCGGCGCCCGACGGCCTGAACCTGTTGATGGCCCACATCAGCAGCCACGGCATTGCGCCCGGCTTGCTGCCGCGGCTGGGCTATTCGGCCGAGCGCGACTTCACGGCGATAGGCCTGGTCGGCGCCACGCCGCAGATGCTGATCTGTGGCGCCGGCCAAGCGGTCAAGACCCTGCCCGGCCTGGTCGAGCTGTGCCGCCAGAAACCCGGCCAGATCAGCTTCGGCTCGGCCGGCAACGGCTCGGCGCAACACCTGGCCCTGGAGTTGTTCAAGGCCCGTGCCAAGGTGGACGTGCTGCATGTGCCCTACAAGGGCTCGGCGCCGATGATCACCGACATGCTGGGCGGCCAGATCCAGTACGCCTTCGAGGGCATGACCACGGCCACCACCCATCTGAAGAGCGGCCGCGTCATCGCCCTGGCGCAGACCCGCCCCAAGCGCTCGAAGAGCCAGCCCGGCGTGCCAACCCTGGCCGAGCAGGGCTTTGATGGCTTCGACGCCAGCATCTGGTTCGGCCTGGTCGGCCCGGCGCGCCTGCCGCCGGCCCTGGTGACGCGCATCAACGCCGATCTGAACGCCGTGCTGGCCCAGCCCGATGTGATCGAGAAGCTGGACCAGTTCGGCGCCGAGGACGGCGGCGGCAGCCCGAAGCGCTTCGGCGACTTCATGAGC